A single Streptomyces mirabilis DNA region contains:
- a CDS encoding tetratricopeptide repeat protein → MAETRLIQSRYRLLDLIGRGGMGEVWRARDESLGRQVAVKCLKPLGPHHDQSFTRVLRERFRREARVAAALQHRGVTVVHDFGESEGVLYLVMELLEGRNLSQLLEDNKQHPLPVADVVDIADQVSGALAYTHQQGIVHRDLKPANIMRLADGTVKICDFGIARLGHDIGFTARLTGTGIAMGTPHYMSPEQISGAQVDQRSDLYSFGCVLYEIATGAPPFDLDDAWAILVGHRDTLPEPPRHHRAELPEYFERIILDLLAKEPERRPQDARELGRRIGTGRTTPVYVPTVVSPAVGRPADEQRMLEPSRRAPTPSSSREPRLPSWTRGMTTGHKATGAGLGGALPDAAAGLTGEWTARPAMSVPEAPERVERPTPSPELLTTLTGRHNAGLSLGRLGRWTEAGEVHRAVAAEREHVLGPDHPDTLASRYEVGFTLSRTGRAAEALREYARVAQGRERALGPGHPDTLAARQEMAYMLGQLGRHFEAHQAYIEVLAARERAMGPDHPDTLRCRHNLAFNLSRLGRLEDSYRMASEVAAARTRVLGANHPDTLVTRYEVAYALGQLGHWPEALGTYREVAEARAQALGPDHPDTLSARYEVGISLGRLGRSAQALELYRDLIDDRTRVHGPAHPETLRARHGLGVNLGRMGRWEEALAESRDVWAIRERVLGPDHPDTLVSRREVAVGLGWLGRWSDALTEYRGVATARERVLGPDHPDALASRNDEAHCLEQLGRGQEAVELYRRVAALRQQRAARGG, encoded by the coding sequence ATGGCGGAGACCAGGCTGATCCAGAGCCGGTACCGACTGCTCGATCTGATCGGGCGGGGAGGTATGGGTGAGGTGTGGCGCGCCCGCGACGAGTCGCTGGGGCGGCAGGTGGCCGTGAAGTGCCTCAAACCACTCGGCCCGCACCACGATCAGTCGTTCACCCGGGTGCTGCGGGAGAGATTCCGGCGCGAGGCCCGGGTGGCCGCCGCGCTGCAACACCGCGGGGTGACCGTGGTGCACGACTTCGGCGAGTCGGAGGGCGTGCTGTACCTGGTCATGGAGCTGCTGGAGGGCCGCAACCTCAGCCAGCTCCTGGAGGACAACAAGCAGCATCCGCTCCCCGTCGCCGATGTCGTCGACATCGCCGACCAGGTGTCCGGGGCCCTCGCCTACACCCACCAACAGGGCATCGTGCACCGCGACCTGAAGCCCGCCAACATCATGCGGCTGGCCGACGGCACGGTGAAGATCTGCGACTTCGGCATCGCGCGCCTCGGCCACGACATCGGCTTCACGGCCCGGCTGACCGGCACCGGCATCGCGATGGGCACCCCGCACTACATGTCGCCGGAGCAGATCAGCGGTGCCCAGGTCGACCAGCGCAGTGATCTGTACTCCTTCGGATGTGTGCTCTACGAAATCGCCACCGGGGCACCGCCGTTCGATCTGGACGACGCGTGGGCGATCCTCGTCGGCCACCGTGACACGCTTCCCGAGCCGCCGCGCCACCACCGCGCCGAGCTCCCCGAGTACTTCGAGCGGATCATCCTGGATCTGCTGGCCAAGGAGCCGGAGCGGCGGCCGCAGGACGCGCGCGAGCTCGGCCGGCGGATCGGCACGGGGCGTACGACTCCGGTGTACGTTCCGACGGTCGTGTCCCCCGCGGTGGGCCGTCCTGCCGATGAGCAGCGGATGCTGGAGCCGTCGAGGAGAGCTCCCACGCCCTCTTCCTCACGTGAACCCCGGCTGCCCTCCTGGACCCGGGGCATGACCACCGGCCACAAGGCGACCGGTGCCGGACTGGGCGGCGCCCTGCCGGACGCGGCGGCGGGCCTGACCGGCGAATGGACGGCGCGCCCGGCCATGTCCGTACCGGAGGCGCCGGAGCGCGTCGAACGCCCGACCCCCTCCCCGGAGTTGCTCACCACCCTGACGGGCCGGCACAACGCCGGACTGAGCCTCGGGCGGCTCGGCCGGTGGACCGAGGCGGGGGAGGTGCACCGCGCGGTCGCCGCCGAGCGCGAGCACGTCCTCGGCCCCGACCACCCCGACACCCTCGCCAGCCGCTACGAGGTCGGCTTCACCCTCAGCCGCACCGGACGCGCCGCCGAAGCGCTGCGCGAGTACGCGCGGGTCGCCCAGGGCAGGGAGCGGGCGCTCGGCCCCGGCCATCCCGACACCCTGGCCGCGCGCCAGGAAATGGCGTACATGCTGGGTCAGTTGGGTCGCCACTTCGAGGCGCACCAGGCGTACATCGAGGTGCTCGCCGCCCGGGAGCGCGCCATGGGCCCCGACCATCCCGACACCCTGCGCTGCCGCCACAACCTCGCCTTCAACCTGAGCAGGCTGGGCCGCCTGGAGGACTCGTACCGAATGGCGAGCGAGGTCGCCGCCGCGCGGACCCGGGTGCTCGGTGCGAACCACCCCGACACGCTTGTGACACGATACGAAGTCGCATACGCGCTCGGTCAGTTGGGGCACTGGCCCGAGGCGTTGGGGACCTACCGGGAAGTGGCCGAGGCACGGGCCCAGGCCCTCGGCCCCGACCACCCGGACACCCTCTCCGCCCGCTACGAGGTCGGCATCAGTCTCGGCCGGCTCGGCCGCAGCGCGCAGGCCCTGGAGCTGTACCGGGACCTGATCGACGACCGCACCCGGGTGCACGGCCCCGCCCACCCCGAGACCCTGCGCGCCCGGCACGGTCTCGGCGTCAACCTGGGTCGGATGGGGCGCTGGGAAGAGGCGCTCGCCGAATCCCGCGACGTGTGGGCGATCCGTGAGCGCGTCCTCGGCCCCGACCACCCGGACACCCTCGTCAGCCGCCGCGAGGTCGCGGTCGGCCTCGGCTGGCTGGGCCGCTGGTCCGACGCCCTCACCGAGTACCGGGGCGTCGCCACCGCCCGCGAACGCGTCCTCGGCCCCGACCACCCCGACGCCCTGGCCAGCCGCAACGACGAGGCACACTGCCTGGAGCAACTGGGCCGGGGCCAAGAGGCGGTGGAGTTGTACCGGAGGGTGGCGGCGTTACGCCAACAGCGGGCCGCACGGGGAGGCTGA
- a CDS encoding phytoene desaturase family protein has translation MPAHEGYDVVIVGGGHNGLVAAAYLARAGRSVLVLERLGSTGGAAVSTRPFAGVDARLSRYSYLVSLLPRKIVRDLSLDFRVRGRTVSSYTPVERDGRPTGLLVGGGERRTREAFARLTGSDREYEAWQRFYGMTGHVAQQVFPTLTEPLPTREELRARIDDEEAWRVLFEEPVGVAVEENFTDDLVRGVVLTDALIGTFADAHDPSLRQNRCFLYHVIGGGTGAWDVPVGGMGALTDAIAAAARAAGAVIVTGHEAVRIETDGRAAEVTYRTADGEGVVPARHVLVNASPQELAHLTGDEPPTPAEGAQLKVNMLLKRLPRLRDTSVDPREAFAGTFHIAEGYEQLATAHAQAASGELPTAPPSEIYCHSLTDPSILGQDLVEQGYQTLTLFGLHTPARLFERDNDAVRAELLKSTLAQLEAHLAEPLADCLATDADGRPCIEAKTPLDLERDLRLPGGNIFHRDLAFPYAQEGTGRWGVETRHANVLLCGAGAVRGGGVSGVPGHNAAMAVLEGGDD, from the coding sequence ATGCCTGCACACGAGGGATACGACGTCGTGATCGTCGGCGGGGGCCACAACGGTCTCGTCGCCGCCGCCTACCTGGCCCGGGCCGGCCGGTCCGTGCTGGTGCTCGAGCGCCTGGGGAGCACCGGCGGCGCCGCCGTGTCCACCCGGCCGTTCGCCGGAGTCGACGCGCGGCTGTCGCGCTACTCCTACCTGGTCAGCCTGCTGCCCCGGAAGATCGTGCGGGATCTGAGCCTCGACTTCCGCGTGCGTGGCCGCACCGTGTCCTCGTACACGCCGGTCGAACGCGACGGCCGGCCCACCGGCCTGCTCGTCGGCGGTGGCGAGCGCCGCACCCGCGAGGCCTTCGCGCGTCTGACCGGCTCGGACCGCGAGTACGAGGCCTGGCAGCGCTTCTACGGCATGACCGGCCATGTCGCCCAGCAGGTCTTCCCGACGCTCACCGAACCGCTCCCCACCCGCGAGGAACTCCGCGCCCGCATCGACGACGAGGAGGCCTGGCGGGTCCTCTTCGAGGAGCCGGTCGGTGTCGCCGTGGAGGAGAACTTCACCGACGACCTCGTACGCGGTGTGGTCCTCACCGACGCGCTCATCGGGACCTTCGCGGACGCCCACGACCCGTCCCTGCGCCAGAACCGCTGCTTCCTTTACCACGTGATCGGCGGCGGCACCGGCGCCTGGGACGTGCCGGTCGGCGGCATGGGTGCCCTCACCGACGCGATCGCCGCGGCGGCGCGCGCCGCGGGCGCGGTGATCGTCACCGGCCACGAGGCGGTACGCATCGAGACCGACGGGCGGGCCGCCGAGGTCACCTACCGCACCGCGGACGGCGAGGGCGTCGTTCCGGCCCGGCACGTCCTCGTGAACGCCTCGCCGCAGGAACTCGCGCACCTCACCGGCGACGAACCGCCCACCCCCGCCGAGGGCGCCCAGCTGAAGGTCAACATGCTGCTCAAACGGCTGCCGAGGCTGCGCGACACCTCCGTCGACCCGCGCGAGGCGTTCGCCGGCACCTTCCACATCGCCGAGGGCTACGAGCAGTTGGCGACCGCCCACGCGCAGGCCGCGTCCGGCGAGCTGCCCACCGCCCCGCCCTCCGAGATCTACTGCCACTCCCTCACCGACCCGAGCATCCTCGGCCAGGACCTGGTCGAGCAGGGCTATCAGACCCTCACCCTCTTCGGCCTCCACACGCCCGCCCGGCTGTTCGAGCGGGACAACGACGCCGTACGGGCGGAGCTGTTGAAGTCGACGCTGGCGCAGCTGGAGGCACACCTCGCCGAACCGCTCGCCGACTGCCTGGCCACCGACGCGGACGGCCGCCCCTGCATCGAGGCGAAGACCCCGCTCGACCTGGAGCGCGACCTGCGGCTGCCCGGCGGCAACATCTTCCACCGCGACCTCGCCTTCCCGTACGCCCAGGAGGGCACGGGCCGCTGGGGCGTCGAGACCCGGCACGCGAACGTCCTGCTGTGCGGGGCGGGCGCGGTGCGCGGGGGCGGCGTGAGCGGGGTACCCGGGCACAACGCGGCCATGGCCGTACTGGAGGGCGGGGACGACTAG
- a CDS encoding NAD(P)H-dependent flavin oxidoreductase, with amino-acid sequence MQTELSKKLGVEHAIFGFTPFPAVAAAISRAGGFGVLGAVRYTAPDDLKRDLDWIEANVDGKPYGLDVVMPAKKVEGVTEADVEAMIPEGHRQYVKDTLAKYGVPELAEGEASGWRITGWMEQVARTQLDVAFDYPIKLLANALGSPPADVVDRAHERGVLVAALAGSARHARKHAEAGIDVVVAQGYEAGGHTGEIASMVLTPEVVDAVDPLPVLAAGGIGSGQQVAAALSLGAQGVWLGSLWLTVTEADMHSPAVTRKLLAAGSGDTVRSRALTGKPARQLRTEWTDAWDDPNGPGTLPMPLQGLLVAEAVSRIQKYEVKPLLGTPVGQIVGRMNSERSVQAVFDDLTSGFERAVERVNRIAGRGEQS; translated from the coding sequence ATGCAGACGGAGCTGAGCAAGAAACTGGGAGTCGAGCACGCCATTTTCGGCTTCACGCCGTTTCCCGCCGTCGCCGCGGCCATCAGTCGCGCGGGCGGATTCGGTGTGCTCGGCGCGGTCCGCTACACCGCACCCGACGACCTCAAACGCGACCTCGACTGGATCGAGGCGAACGTCGACGGCAAACCGTACGGCCTGGACGTCGTCATGCCCGCGAAGAAGGTCGAGGGGGTGACGGAGGCCGACGTCGAGGCGATGATCCCCGAGGGGCACCGGCAGTACGTCAAAGACACCCTCGCCAAGTACGGCGTGCCCGAACTCGCCGAGGGCGAGGCATCCGGCTGGCGCATCACCGGCTGGATGGAACAGGTCGCCCGCACCCAGCTCGACGTCGCCTTCGACTACCCGATCAAACTGCTCGCCAACGCGCTGGGCTCACCGCCCGCCGACGTCGTCGACCGCGCCCACGAACGCGGAGTGCTCGTCGCGGCCCTCGCGGGCAGCGCCCGGCACGCGCGCAAACACGCCGAGGCGGGCATCGACGTCGTCGTCGCGCAGGGCTACGAGGCCGGCGGCCACACCGGCGAGATCGCCTCGATGGTCCTCACCCCCGAAGTCGTCGACGCCGTCGACCCGCTGCCCGTACTGGCGGCGGGCGGCATCGGCAGCGGACAGCAGGTGGCCGCCGCCCTCAGCCTCGGCGCCCAGGGGGTGTGGCTCGGCTCCCTGTGGCTGACCGTCACGGAAGCCGACATGCACTCGCCCGCCGTGACCCGCAAGCTGCTCGCCGCCGGGTCCGGCGACACCGTCCGCTCGCGCGCGCTGACCGGCAAGCCCGCCCGCCAGCTGCGCACCGAGTGGACCGACGCCTGGGACGACCCGAACGGCCCCGGCACGCTCCCCATGCCGCTCCAGGGGCTGCTGGTGGCCGAGGCGGTCTCCCGGATCCAGAAATACGAGGTGAAACCGCTGCTCGGGACGCCGGTGGGGCAGATCGTCGGCCGGATGAACAGCGAGCGCAGTGTCCAGGCCGTCTTCGACGACCTGACGAGCGGCTTCGAGCGGGCCGTCGAGCGCGTCAACCGGATCGCGGGAAGGGGCGAACAGTCTTGA
- a CDS encoding RNA-guided endonuclease InsQ/TnpB family protein, which yields MTTHVKRAYRYRFYPTDAQAAELSRTFGCVRKVYNMALAARTQAWVTRQERVNYHQTSAMLTAWKKTEELAYLNEVSSVPLQQALRHLQTAFTHFFGKRAKYPRFKSRKKSRKSAEYTTSAFRFRDKALTLAKMTEPLAVVWSRPLPEGMSPSTVTVSQDAAGRWFVSLLCDDPGIKPLSANANAVGIDAGLEHLLTLSTGEKITNPRHERRDRAALAKAQRRLAKKEKGSSNRARARLKVAKIHARIADRRRDTLHKITTRLVRENQTIVIEDLTVRNMVKNHRLARAISDAAWSEFRSMLEYKAQWYGREVIAVDRWFPSSKLCSACGTLQEAMPLNVRTWTCDCGTTHDRDVNAAHNLLAAGLAVTVCGAGVRPQRSTPDRQSATKQKPSRREP from the coding sequence GTGACCACTCACGTGAAGCGGGCGTATCGGTACCGCTTCTATCCGACGGATGCGCAGGCAGCGGAGCTGTCGCGCACGTTCGGGTGCGTGCGGAAGGTCTACAACATGGCGCTCGCCGCCCGTACCCAGGCGTGGGTGACCCGCCAGGAGCGGGTCAACTACCACCAGACGTCGGCGATGCTGACGGCGTGGAAGAAGACCGAGGAGCTGGCCTACCTGAACGAGGTGTCCTCGGTCCCCCTCCAGCAGGCTCTGCGGCACCTGCAGACAGCGTTCACCCATTTCTTCGGCAAGCGGGCGAAGTACCCGCGGTTCAAGTCGCGCAAGAAGTCGCGCAAGAGCGCGGAGTACACCACCAGCGCATTCCGCTTCCGCGACAAAGCGCTGACACTGGCGAAGATGACCGAGCCGCTGGCCGTCGTGTGGTCGCGCCCGCTGCCCGAGGGTATGAGCCCGTCCACCGTGACGGTCTCGCAGGACGCGGCGGGCCGCTGGTTCGTCTCCCTGCTGTGCGACGACCCCGGCATCAAGCCGCTGTCCGCGAACGCGAACGCGGTCGGCATCGACGCCGGGCTGGAGCATCTTCTGACCCTCTCGACCGGAGAGAAGATCACCAACCCCCGGCACGAGCGCCGTGACCGTGCCGCTCTGGCCAAGGCACAGCGGCGTCTCGCGAAGAAGGAGAAGGGCTCGTCGAACCGGGCCAGGGCCCGGCTGAAGGTCGCGAAGATCCATGCACGGATCGCTGACCGGCGCCGCGACACGCTGCACAAGATCACCACTCGGCTCGTTCGTGAAAACCAAACGATCGTGATCGAGGACCTGACCGTGCGCAACATGGTCAAAAACCACCGGCTCGCCCGCGCCATCAGCGACGCGGCGTGGAGCGAGTTCCGCAGCATGCTGGAGTACAAAGCCCAGTGGTACGGCCGCGAGGTGATCGCCGTGGACCGGTGGTTCCCCTCCTCCAAGCTGTGCTCCGCCTGCGGCACCCTGCAAGAGGCGATGCCGCTGAACGTCCGCACCTGGACGTGCGACTGCGGCACGACCCACGACCGCGACGTGAACGCGGCGCACAACCTCCTGGCCGCCGGGCTGGCGGTGACAGTCTGTGGAGCTGGCGTAAGACCTCAACGGAGTACTCCGGACAGGCAGTCGGCAACGAAGCAGAAACCCTCACGGCGCGAGCCGTAA
- a CDS encoding acyl-CoA synthetase: MSTSPNGFWAQATADPGRTVLVTPDGDEWTAGRLHAAANQLVHGLRAAGLERGDAFAVVLPNGVEFFVAYLAASQAGLYLVPVNHHLVGPEIAWIVSDSGAKVLIAHERFADAARHAADEAKLPLAQRYAVGTVAGFRPYAELLDGQPDSAPDDRTLGWVMNYTSGTTGRPRGIRRPLPGKLPEESYLGGFLGIFGIRPYDDNVHLVCSPLYHTAVLQFAGASLHIGHRLVLMDKWTPEEMLRVIDAHACTHTHMVPTQFHRLLALPDEVKARYDVSSMRHAIHGAAPCPDHVKRAMIEWWGHSVEEYYAASEGGGAFATTEDWLKKPGTVGKAWPISELAVFDDDGNRMPPGELGTVYMKMSTGGFSYHKDESKTKKNRIGDFFTVGDLGCLDEDGYLFLRDRKIDMIISGGVNIYPAEIEAVLLSHPAVADAAAFGIPHDDWGEEVKAVVEPAAGHEPGPALAADILRHCERLLAGYKRPKSVDFIESMPRDPNGKLYKRRLRDPYWEGRTRAV, from the coding sequence ATGAGCACCTCACCCAACGGCTTCTGGGCCCAGGCCACCGCCGACCCCGGGCGGACGGTCCTCGTCACCCCGGACGGGGATGAGTGGACCGCCGGACGGCTGCACGCCGCGGCCAACCAACTCGTCCACGGTCTGCGCGCCGCGGGACTCGAACGCGGCGACGCCTTCGCGGTCGTCCTGCCCAACGGCGTCGAGTTCTTCGTCGCCTACCTCGCCGCCTCCCAGGCGGGCCTCTACCTGGTGCCGGTCAACCACCACCTCGTCGGCCCCGAGATCGCCTGGATCGTCTCCGACTCGGGCGCCAAGGTGCTGATCGCCCACGAACGGTTCGCCGACGCCGCCCGCCACGCCGCCGACGAGGCGAAGCTTCCGCTGGCGCAGCGGTACGCGGTGGGCACGGTGGCGGGCTTTAGGCCGTACGCAGAACTCCTCGACGGACAGCCCGACTCGGCGCCCGACGACCGCACCCTCGGCTGGGTCATGAACTACACCTCGGGCACCACGGGCCGCCCCCGCGGCATCCGGCGCCCGCTGCCCGGCAAGCTCCCCGAGGAGTCGTACCTCGGCGGCTTCCTCGGCATCTTCGGCATCAGGCCGTACGACGACAACGTGCACCTGGTCTGCTCGCCGCTCTACCACACCGCGGTACTCCAGTTCGCGGGCGCTTCCCTGCACATCGGTCACCGTCTGGTGCTGATGGACAAGTGGACGCCCGAGGAGATGCTCCGCGTCATCGACGCCCACGCCTGCACCCACACCCACATGGTCCCGACCCAGTTCCACCGGCTGCTGGCACTCCCCGACGAGGTGAAGGCGCGCTACGACGTCTCCTCGATGCGGCACGCCATCCACGGCGCGGCCCCGTGCCCGGACCATGTGAAACGGGCCATGATCGAGTGGTGGGGCCACAGCGTCGAGGAGTACTACGCGGCCAGCGAGGGCGGCGGCGCCTTCGCGACCACCGAAGACTGGCTGAAGAAGCCCGGCACGGTCGGCAAGGCCTGGCCCATCAGCGAACTCGCGGTCTTCGACGACGACGGCAACCGGATGCCACCCGGTGAACTCGGCACCGTCTACATGAAGATGAGCACCGGCGGATTCTCGTACCACAAGGACGAGAGCAAGACGAAGAAGAACCGCATCGGCGACTTCTTCACCGTCGGTGACCTGGGCTGTCTCGACGAGGACGGCTATCTCTTCCTCCGCGACCGCAAGATCGACATGATCATCTCGGGTGGTGTCAACATCTACCCGGCCGAGATCGAGGCCGTGCTGCTCTCCCACCCCGCCGTCGCCGACGCGGCCGCCTTCGGCATCCCGCACGACGACTGGGGCGAGGAGGTCAAGGCCGTCGTCGAGCCCGCCGCGGGCCATGAGCCCGGCCCGGCCCTCGCCGCCGACATCCTCCGCCACTGCGAGCGCCTGCTCGCCGGGTACAAGCGCCCCAAGAGCGTCGACTTCATCGAGTCGATGCCGCGCGACCCGAACGGGAAGCTGTACAAGCGCCGGCTGCGGGATCCCTACTGGGAGGGCCGTACGCGAGCGGTGTGA
- a CDS encoding penicillin acylase family protein has translation MRIRPRRFTVLAVALLTASAALPATAANGQERHHSPSHPSSGGLSAVIRYTEYGIPHILAKNYADLGFGTGWAQAADQVCTLADGFVTVRGERSRFFGPDAEPDGSLSSAAKNLSSDLYFRGVRATGTVEKLLAEPAPRGPSRDSKELTRGWAAGYNAWLAQNRITDPACRGASWVRPVTAVDVAARTFALAVLGGQGRAVDGITAAQPPATTAARTAAGAPDARSAARAARILFDTADMGSNAVAFSGATTANGRGLLLGNPHYPWQGGRRFWQSQQTIPGELNVSGGALLGSTTVSIGHNARMAWSHTVATGVTLNLHQLTLDPADPTRYLVDGKPERMTRRTVTVEALGGPPVTRAQWWTRYGPIVTSLGAGLPLPWTSTTAYALNDPNAENLRAPDTALGFGRARSTADVLTTLRRTQGLPWINTVAADSGGHSLFTQSQVLPRITDELAQRCSTALGKALYPSSGIAVLDGSRGDCALGSDPDAVQPGIFGPAKMPVLKDAPYAENSNDSSWLANTDRPLTGYERVFGPIGSPLSTRARGAKAAVSAMATKGELTVRDLQAQQFANRATSGDLIADDTARACAALPGGTATGSDGKAVDVSEACGVLRAWDHSMRTGSRGALLFDRFWRRLTAATGPAQLWKVPFSAADPVHTPNTLNTAAPGLATALADAVSELRAAGIALDTTLGAHQVVVRGEQRIPVPGGTESLGVWNKVEPVWDAAAGGYTEVTTGSSYIQAVGWDGGPCPVARTLLTYSQSSNPNSPHFSDQTRLFSEGKWVTSRFCEKDIASSPGLRVIRVGEHR, from the coding sequence ATGCGCATCCGCCCCAGACGGTTCACCGTCCTGGCCGTCGCACTGCTCACCGCCTCGGCCGCGCTGCCCGCGACCGCCGCGAACGGCCAGGAGCGTCACCACTCTCCGTCCCACCCGTCCTCCGGCGGTCTGTCCGCCGTGATCCGCTACACCGAATACGGCATTCCACACATCCTTGCGAAGAACTACGCGGACCTCGGCTTCGGCACCGGCTGGGCGCAGGCCGCCGACCAGGTGTGCACCCTCGCCGACGGATTCGTGACCGTACGCGGCGAACGCTCCCGCTTCTTCGGTCCCGACGCGGAGCCGGACGGTTCGCTGTCCTCGGCGGCCAAGAACCTCTCCAGCGACCTCTACTTCCGTGGCGTGCGTGCGACGGGCACCGTGGAGAAGCTGCTCGCGGAGCCCGCGCCACGGGGCCCGAGCCGCGATTCCAAGGAGCTGACGCGGGGCTGGGCGGCCGGCTACAACGCCTGGCTCGCCCAGAACCGGATCACCGATCCGGCCTGCCGGGGCGCCTCCTGGGTCCGGCCCGTGACCGCGGTGGACGTGGCCGCGCGTACCTTCGCGCTGGCGGTGCTCGGCGGTCAGGGCCGCGCGGTCGACGGCATCACGGCCGCGCAGCCGCCCGCGACGACCGCCGCGCGGACGGCCGCCGGCGCGCCCGACGCGCGGAGTGCCGCGCGCGCCGCCCGCATACTCTTCGACACCGCCGACATGGGGTCCAACGCGGTCGCCTTCAGCGGTGCCACCACGGCGAACGGCCGCGGACTGCTGCTCGGCAACCCGCACTACCCGTGGCAGGGCGGCCGTCGTTTCTGGCAGTCGCAGCAGACGATCCCCGGCGAGCTGAACGTCTCGGGCGGCGCGCTGCTCGGCTCCACCACGGTCTCCATCGGACACAACGCACGGATGGCCTGGAGCCATACCGTCGCCACCGGCGTCACGCTCAACCTCCACCAGCTGACGCTGGATCCGGCCGACCCGACGAGGTACCTGGTGGACGGGAAGCCGGAGCGGATGACGAGGCGGACCGTCACCGTCGAGGCGCTGGGCGGCCCGCCCGTCACCCGCGCCCAGTGGTGGACCCGCTACGGCCCGATCGTCACCTCGCTCGGCGCGGGACTCCCGCTGCCCTGGACGTCCACGACGGCGTACGCCCTCAACGACCCCAACGCCGAGAACCTGCGCGCCCCCGACACCGCCCTCGGCTTCGGCCGGGCCCGCAGCACGGCCGACGTCCTCACGACGCTGAGGCGCACACAGGGGCTGCCCTGGATCAACACGGTCGCCGCCGACTCGGGCGGCCACTCACTGTTCACGCAGTCGCAGGTACTCCCGCGTATCACCGACGAGTTGGCCCAGCGCTGCTCGACGGCGCTCGGCAAGGCCCTCTATCCGTCGTCCGGTATCGCGGTCCTCGACGGCTCCCGCGGCGACTGCGCACTGGGCAGCGACCCCGACGCCGTACAGCCCGGGATCTTCGGGCCCGCGAAAATGCCGGTCCTCAAGGACGCTCCGTACGCGGAGAACTCCAACGACAGCTCATGGCTCGCCAATACGGACCGGCCGCTCACCGGATACGAACGGGTCTTCGGGCCGATCGGCTCGCCGCTGTCGACCCGTGCGCGCGGCGCGAAGGCGGCCGTGTCCGCGATGGCCACCAAGGGGGAGCTGACCGTACGGGACCTGCAGGCGCAGCAGTTCGCGAACCGGGCGACCTCGGGTGACCTCATCGCCGACGACACGGCCCGTGCCTGTGCCGCGCTGCCCGGTGGGACGGCAACGGGCAGCGACGGCAAGGCAGTCGACGTGAGCGAGGCCTGCGGCGTGCTGAGGGCGTGGGACCACTCCATGAGGACCGGCAGCCGAGGCGCGCTGCTCTTCGACCGGTTCTGGCGGCGGCTGACCGCCGCGACCGGACCCGCGCAGCTCTGGAAGGTCCCGTTCTCCGCGGCGGACCCCGTCCACACGCCGAACACGCTCAACACCGCAGCGCCCGGCCTGGCCACGGCCCTCGCCGACGCGGTGAGCGAGCTGCGGGCGGCGGGCATCGCGTTGGACACGACGCTCGGCGCGCACCAGGTCGTCGTCCGGGGCGAGCAGCGCATCCCCGTACCGGGCGGCACGGAGTCGCTCGGCGTGTGGAACAAGGTCGAGCCGGTGTGGGACGCGGCGGCCGGCGGATACACCGAAGTCACCACGGGGTCCTCGTACATCCAGGCCGTCGGCTGGGACGGCGGCCCCTGCCCGGTCGCCCGTACGCTGCTGACCTACTCCCAGTCGTCGAACCCGAACTCGCCGCACTTCAGCGACCAGACACGGCTGTTCTCCGAAGGGAAGTGGGTCACCTCCCGGTTCTGCGAGAAGGACATCGCGTCCTCACCCGGGCTGCGGGTGATCCGCGTGGGCGAGCACCGCTGA